Proteins encoded by one window of candidate division WOR-3 bacterium:
- a CDS encoding TatD family hydrolase, with amino-acid sequence MRTRRTESNPQGLVLFDSHVHLTDNKFLGRVGDVVRRAARSGVRAMMVVGQNVPDSYEAVELTRRYEGLYCAVGVHPHEAEGFRGTDANALKELCIESRIKAIGEIGLDFFRTISARPSQEMAFAIQIELARSLDLPMIIHIRDAGQRARQILDEHGYYTGVLHCFSGEAKLAEWAIEKGLYVSFAGNLTYGDERLAGLARTIPLNRLMVETDAPYLAPEPHRGKANEPALIALTVTKLAGIIGLTPKEASRLTFENACNCFRITD; translated from the coding sequence TTGCGCACGCGCCGAACCGAGAGCAATCCCCAGGGGCTGGTTCTGTTTGACTCCCATGTTCACCTGACCGACAACAAGTTTCTTGGCCGGGTGGGCGACGTGGTGAGACGGGCGGCTCGGTCGGGCGTGCGGGCGATGATGGTTGTCGGCCAGAATGTGCCGGACAGCTACGAAGCGGTCGAACTCACCCGGCGATACGAAGGGCTCTACTGCGCGGTCGGCGTGCATCCGCACGAGGCCGAAGGTTTCCGCGGCACCGATGCCAACGCACTGAAGGAGCTGTGCATTGAGTCCAGAATCAAGGCGATTGGCGAGATCGGTCTGGACTTCTTCCGCACGATTTCGGCCCGGCCGAGCCAGGAAATGGCTTTCGCCATCCAGATTGAGCTGGCCCGTTCTCTGGACCTCCCGATGATAATCCACATCCGCGACGCAGGCCAGCGGGCCCGGCAGATACTCGACGAGCATGGCTACTACACCGGCGTGCTGCACTGCTTTTCCGGGGAAGCGAAACTCGCCGAGTGGGCGATTGAGAAGGGGTTGTACGTCTCCTTTGCCGGTAATCTGACCTACGGCGATGAGCGGCTGGCCGGGCTGGCCAGGACGATTCCGCTGAACCGGCTGATGGTTGAGACCGATGCTCCGTATCTTGCTCCGGAGCCGCACCGGGGCAAGGCCAATGAGCCGGCGCTGATTGCGCTCACCGTCACGAAACTTGCTGGCATCATCGGCCTGACGCCAAAGGAAGCATCAAGGCTCACTTTTGAGAACGCCTGCAACTGCTTTCGCATCACTGACTGA